One region of Dehalococcoidia bacterium genomic DNA includes:
- a CDS encoding DUF433 domain-containing protein, whose protein sequence is MENELLRGVYTAERASSLAGVPKRTVYFWARHDILTPNVSAERIMLWSWSDLVALRAIYWLRHPIDPEDRSATSMRRVKGMIKAIETTSSRMGDALSKGEVTIYVDRAGKTYTHSGEGSELVTPTDRLRLLGREMLDPLEQFFVDSFVSGPDLRRPRATLRIVPGKLAGEPHVEDTRIETRVLDALSSKGYGDRQILEMYPDLSATSLTDAIDLEQQLKRNLLKVA, encoded by the coding sequence ATGGAGAATGAACTCCTCCGAGGCGTCTATACCGCCGAACGGGCGAGCTCTCTGGCTGGCGTCCCAAAGAGGACGGTCTACTTCTGGGCGCGCCACGATATCCTCACGCCAAACGTTTCCGCCGAGCGAATCATGCTTTGGTCGTGGTCGGACCTAGTTGCGTTGCGCGCGATCTATTGGTTGAGGCATCCAATAGATCCGGAGGATCGATCCGCCACTAGTATGCGCCGTGTCAAAGGCATGATTAAGGCGATTGAAACCACATCGTCCCGGATGGGAGATGCTCTTTCGAAGGGCGAAGTCACGATCTATGTGGATCGGGCTGGAAAGACGTACACGCATTCGGGCGAAGGGTCTGAACTAGTCACACCAACGGATCGACTGAGACTCCTCGGCAGAGAAATGCTGGATCCGCTTGAGCAGTTCTTTGTCGATAGCTTTGTTAGCGGACCTGATTTGCGCCGACCTCGAGCTACCCTCCGGATTGTTCCCGGTAAGTTGGCGGGGGAACCACATGTTGAGGATACGCGGATCGAGACGCGTGTGCTGGACGCTCTGTCATCCAAGGGGTACGGCGACAGGCAGATTCTTGAGATGTATCCAGACTTGTCCGCGACATCCCTGACTGATGCCATTGATTTGGAACAGCAGTTGAAGCGCAACCTCCTCAAGGTTGCCTGA
- a CDS encoding extracellular matrix/biofilm biosynthesis regulator RemA family protein produces the protein MASTDLIHIGFGNYVASNHMVGIASPGSAPVKRLVQEGRGKSNTIDMTSGRRTKAVVFMDNGTIVLAAITPETIEGRARGRRLQRVHGDEDVA, from the coding sequence ATGGCTAGCACTGATTTGATACACATCGGCTTCGGCAACTACGTGGCCTCGAACCATATGGTCGGGATCGCGTCGCCCGGCTCCGCGCCCGTGAAGCGCCTGGTGCAAGAAGGCCGCGGCAAGAGCAACACGATCGACATGACCAGCGGGCGCCGCACCAAGGCCGTCGTGTTCATGGACAACGGCACCATCGTCCTCGCCGCCATCACCCCGGAGACGATCGAGGGCCGCGCTCGCGGCAGGCGCCTGCAGCGCGTGCACGGCGATGAGGACGTTGCGTGA
- a CDS encoding prephenate dehydrogenase/arogenate dehydrogenase family protein, protein MERIAIIGLGLIGGSIGLALKQANLTGVQIAGTARSRDTVQRAKKRGAIDEFAHTPEEAVRGAKLVIVASPIMTIPSIFDEIARALEPGAVVTDVASTKGEVMRWAREKLPRSAHFVGGHPMAGKETSGIDAAEADLFRGRPWVIVPSVDAPEAAVTTVISLAHTAGATTLFMDADEHDSYVAAISHLPLTLASALFSLVFGSEAWPEMAGLASSGFRDTTRLASGAPEMAHDIVMTNRENVLHWLDRMQAELARFREAIASGESERVIEAFTRAQIERDNYMINGPPSRETGDEVETISLGDMLMGTRLKQFMKKQEDIIRAQEDRAKKR, encoded by the coding sequence ATGGAACGCATCGCGATTATCGGGCTGGGGCTGATCGGCGGCTCGATCGGGCTGGCGCTCAAGCAGGCGAATCTCACCGGCGTCCAGATCGCCGGCACCGCACGTTCGCGCGATACGGTCCAGCGCGCCAAGAAGCGCGGCGCCATCGACGAGTTCGCGCACACGCCCGAAGAGGCGGTGCGCGGCGCGAAGCTGGTCATCGTCGCTTCGCCGATCATGACCATCCCGTCGATCTTCGACGAGATCGCGCGCGCGCTCGAGCCCGGCGCGGTCGTCACGGACGTCGCGAGCACGAAGGGCGAGGTGATGCGCTGGGCGCGCGAGAAGTTGCCGCGGAGCGCGCACTTCGTCGGCGGCCACCCGATGGCCGGCAAGGAAACAAGCGGCATCGATGCGGCGGAGGCGGATCTGTTTCGCGGCCGGCCGTGGGTGATCGTGCCGTCCGTCGACGCGCCGGAAGCCGCCGTGACGACGGTGATCTCCCTCGCGCACACAGCCGGCGCGACGACGTTGTTCATGGACGCCGACGAGCACGACAGCTACGTCGCCGCGATCAGCCACTTGCCGCTGACGCTGGCATCGGCGCTCTTCTCACTCGTGTTCGGCAGCGAAGCATGGCCGGAGATGGCCGGGCTCGCATCGAGCGGCTTCCGCGACACGACGCGCCTGGCGTCCGGCGCGCCGGAGATGGCGCACGACATCGTCATGACGAACCGGGAAAACGTGCTGCACTGGCTCGACCGCATGCAGGCCGAACTCGCGCGTTTCCGCGAAGCGATCGCGTCCGGCGAGAGCGAACGCGTCATCGAAGCGTTCACGCGGGCACAGATCGAACGCGACAACTACATGATCAACGGCCCGCCCTCCAGGGAGACGGGGGACGAAGTCGAAACGATCAGCCTCGGTGACATGCTGATGGGGACGCGGCTCAAGCAGTTCATGAAGAAGCAGGAAGACATCATCCGCGCGCAGGAAGATCGCGCGAAGAAGCGGTGA
- a CDS encoding site-2 protease family protein — protein MLDFTRDARYGGLRLLILIHSDLIDQNFGLFLVLVSTTVFALLIGIGFHEACHAYTANALGDKLPARQGRVTLNPMAHLDPAGSLLMMLVGFGWGKPVQFNPYGLNVSPKTASFLVAGAGPLSNFVMAGLLALPIQFGMVPYINPIANLPAFIWELRVQEFEDYVGLFLTGAVYLNCILGLFNLIPIPPLDGYKVALFLLPDSLAREFAKLDQYGFAILLVVLFGIPFLTGYSPLADILGPSVRWLVHLFTGA, from the coding sequence ATGCTAGACTTCACCCGCGACGCGCGCTACGGGGGACTCCGCCTTTTGATCCTCATCCACAGTGACCTCATCGACCAGAACTTCGGGCTGTTCCTGGTCCTCGTCAGCACCACCGTGTTCGCGCTCCTCATCGGCATCGGCTTCCACGAAGCCTGTCACGCGTACACGGCAAACGCGCTCGGCGACAAGCTGCCCGCGCGCCAGGGCCGCGTCACGCTGAACCCCATGGCGCATCTCGACCCGGCCGGCTCGCTCCTGATGATGCTCGTCGGGTTCGGGTGGGGGAAGCCCGTGCAATTCAACCCCTACGGCCTCAACGTCAGCCCAAAGACCGCGTCCTTCCTCGTAGCCGGTGCCGGGCCGCTGTCGAACTTCGTCATGGCGGGGCTGCTGGCATTGCCGATCCAGTTCGGCATGGTGCCATACATCAACCCGATTGCGAACCTGCCGGCGTTCATCTGGGAATTGCGCGTGCAGGAGTTCGAGGACTACGTCGGGCTGTTCCTGACCGGGGCGGTCTACCTCAACTGCATCCTGGGCCTCTTCAACCTGATCCCCATCCCGCCGCTCGACGGCTACAAGGTCGCGCTCTTCCTGCTGCCGGACAGCCTCGCGCGCGAGTTCGCCAAGCTCGACCAGTATGGCTTCGCGATCCTGCTCGTTGTGCTGTTCGGCATCCCGTTCTTGACCGGCTACAGCCCGCTCGCCGATATCCTGGGCCCATCCGTGCGCTGGCTCGTGCATCTGTTCACGGGCGCCTGA
- the gmk gene encoding guanylate kinase has protein sequence MTEAEASSAAPLLVVLTGPSAAGKDAVLDELAQRGRRFHRVVTATTRAPRDNERDGIDYFFLTDAAFDELIAGDGLLEWAQIYGHRSGVPKQQVEDRLSEGLDVYVRTDVQGADSIKRLMPGAVRVFIAPSKFEDLEQRIRARGSDDEERVTRRVEAARGEMARQDEFEHVIINESGKLAETVDQLEAILERERAARVL, from the coding sequence GTGACCGAGGCTGAAGCCTCGAGCGCTGCGCCGCTCCTCGTCGTGCTCACCGGCCCGTCGGCGGCCGGCAAGGATGCCGTGCTCGACGAACTGGCGCAGCGCGGGCGCCGGTTTCACCGCGTCGTCACCGCCACGACGCGCGCCCCGCGCGACAACGAACGCGATGGCATCGACTACTTCTTCCTCACGGACGCCGCGTTCGACGAGTTGATCGCCGGCGACGGCTTGCTCGAATGGGCGCAGATCTACGGTCACCGCTCCGGCGTGCCAAAGCAGCAGGTCGAAGACCGGCTGAGCGAAGGACTGGATGTCTACGTGCGCACCGACGTTCAGGGCGCGGACTCGATCAAGCGACTCATGCCCGGCGCCGTGCGCGTCTTCATCGCACCGTCCAAGTTCGAGGATCTCGAGCAACGGATACGCGCGCGCGGCTCTGACGACGAGGAGCGCGTCACGCGCCGCGTGGAAGCCGCGCGCGGCGAGATGGCCCGCCAGGACGAGTTCGAGCACGTCATCATCAACGAATCCGGCAAGCTCGCCGAAACCGTCGACCAGCTAGAAGCGATCTTGGAGCGCGAACGCGCAGCCCGCGTCCTGTAA
- the aroA gene encoding 3-phosphoshikimate 1-carboxyvinyltransferase encodes MTERVIKPARRLRGTIQPPGDKSISHRAAILNAIADGEAVVHNFLPGEDCRSTLTVLRALGVEHELDTSGDVSVLRITGAGIDGLREPPGVLDCANSGTTMRLMAGVLAGQPFLSVLDGDDSLRSRPMARIAEPLRRMGARIDGRDGARFAPLTVRGGGLHGIRYKLPMASAQVKSAVLLAALYAEGETIVEEPGPARDHTERMLDAMGAHIEREGPAVRITPGTRLEALSMRVPNDMSAAAFWIVAATVHPDAELRITGVGINPTRTGIIDALRAMGADLAIEEERVVGGEPVADIVVRSSQLEGTVVEGDLVPRLLDEAPVLAVAAAFARGTTEIRDAGELIVKESNRVATTASQLAALGVRIRERPDGMIIEGGNGIAGGNARSFGDHRLAMALAVAGVAGAGAVTIEGAECVGVSYPGFWRHLEAISR; translated from the coding sequence ATGACCGAACGCGTGATCAAACCGGCGCGGCGGCTGCGAGGCACCATTCAGCCTCCCGGCGACAAATCCATCTCGCACCGTGCCGCGATCCTCAACGCGATCGCCGATGGTGAGGCGGTCGTGCACAACTTCCTGCCCGGCGAAGACTGCCGTTCGACGCTGACCGTCTTGCGCGCGCTCGGCGTCGAGCACGAACTCGACACCTCCGGCGATGTCTCCGTGCTGCGCATCACCGGCGCCGGCATCGATGGTCTGCGCGAACCGCCGGGCGTGCTCGACTGCGCCAACTCCGGCACGACCATGCGCCTGATGGCCGGTGTGCTCGCGGGCCAGCCGTTCCTCTCCGTGCTCGATGGCGACGATTCGCTGCGCTCGCGGCCCATGGCGCGCATCGCCGAGCCCCTGCGCCGCATGGGCGCGCGCATCGACGGCCGCGACGGCGCCCGGTTCGCGCCGCTCACCGTGCGCGGCGGCGGCCTGCACGGCATCCGCTACAAGCTGCCGATGGCGAGCGCGCAGGTGAAGTCCGCCGTGCTCCTCGCCGCGCTTTATGCCGAAGGCGAGACGATCGTCGAGGAGCCGGGCCCGGCGCGCGACCACACGGAGCGCATGCTCGATGCGATGGGCGCGCACATCGAGCGCGAAGGCCCCGCCGTGCGGATCACGCCCGGTACTCGCCTCGAAGCACTCTCCATGCGCGTGCCCAACGACATGTCCGCGGCGGCGTTCTGGATCGTCGCCGCCACCGTACACCCGGACGCTGAGCTGCGGATCACAGGCGTCGGCATCAACCCAACACGCACCGGCATCATCGACGCCCTCCGCGCGATGGGCGCCGACCTTGCCATCGAAGAGGAGCGCGTCGTAGGCGGCGAGCCGGTGGCGGACATCGTCGTGCGGTCGTCGCAGCTTGAAGGCACAGTCGTCGAAGGCGACCTCGTGCCCCGACTGCTCGATGAGGCGCCGGTGCTCGCCGTGGCGGCGGCGTTCGCTCGCGGCACCACGGAAATCCGCGATGCGGGGGAACTTATCGTCAAGGAGTCGAATCGGGTCGCCACAACAGCTTCACAATTGGCGGCGCTCGGAGTACGCATCCGAGAGCGTCCGGACGGCATGATTATCGAAGGAGGGAACGGGATCGCGGGAGGAAACGCGCGCTCCTTCGGCGATCACCGCCTCGCGATGGCGCTGGCGGTCGCAGGAGTCGCCGGGGCCGGCGCCGTCACCATCGAAGGCGCCGAATGCGTCGGCGTCTCCTATCCGGGATTCTGGCGCCACCTGGAGGCGATCTCCCGGTGA
- a CDS encoding cysteine synthase family protein has product MHHLHLVQNIGSTPMVELRHLSPKPDVRLFAKLEGWNPTGSVKDRIVRHMLVHAERDGIIVPGDTVIEASTGNTGIALAMIGRALGYRAKIVMPENVWPEIPRSLAVYGAEVHWVPAEAGVTGAINAARKLAASERRFMLDQFSNEHNARAHYVWTGAEVLEDVPDVDIFVAGLGTGGTLMGTGRRLKEANPSTKVIAVEPHPGNQLQGLKSLADGFIPPILDLHFLDGKILVRSGHAFRAARLLMEREGIFGGISAGAVLHAGLRFAERITNGNIVMIFADSGWKYLDTNLWSRGLPEEDEEDLDDIIWW; this is encoded by the coding sequence ATGCACCATCTCCACCTGGTCCAGAACATCGGCAGCACGCCGATGGTCGAACTGCGGCATCTCTCCCCGAAGCCCGACGTCCGGCTGTTCGCGAAGCTCGAAGGCTGGAATCCGACCGGCTCGGTCAAGGACCGCATCGTGCGGCACATGCTGGTGCACGCCGAACGCGACGGGATCATCGTCCCCGGCGACACCGTCATCGAAGCGAGCACCGGCAACACCGGCATCGCGCTGGCAATGATCGGGCGCGCGCTCGGCTACCGGGCGAAGATCGTTATGCCGGAAAACGTCTGGCCCGAAATCCCGCGCTCGCTCGCCGTCTACGGCGCCGAGGTGCACTGGGTGCCCGCCGAGGCCGGCGTCACCGGCGCCATAAATGCCGCGCGCAAGCTGGCCGCGTCTGAACGCCGCTTCATGCTCGACCAGTTCTCCAACGAGCACAACGCCCGCGCGCACTACGTCTGGACCGGCGCCGAGGTCCTGGAAGACGTGCCGGACGTCGATATCTTCGTCGCCGGGCTGGGCACGGGCGGCACGCTCATGGGCACCGGCCGCCGCCTGAAGGAAGCCAACCCATCGACGAAAGTGATCGCCGTCGAGCCGCATCCCGGCAACCAGTTGCAGGGCCTCAAGTCGCTCGCCGACGGCTTCATCCCGCCGATCCTCGACCTGCACTTTCTCGATGGCAAGATCCTGGTCCGCAGCGGGCACGCGTTTCGCGCCGCCCGCCTGCTGATGGAGCGCGAAGGCATTTTCGGCGGCATCTCCGCCGGCGCCGTGCTGCACGCTGGTCTGCGCTTCGCCGAACGCATCACGAACGGGAACATCGTCATGATCTTCGCCGACAGCGGCTGGAAATACCTCGATACGAACCTCTGGTCGCGCGGCCTGCCCGAAGAGGACGAGGAGGACCTTGATGACATCATCTGGTGGTGA